Within the Drosophila miranda strain MSH22 chromosome Y unlocalized genomic scaffold, D.miranda_PacBio2.1 Contig_Y2_pilon, whole genome shotgun sequence genome, the region tgtacatctcgttagtacgtcctatattggagtattgttcttgtgtgtggagcccgcagtataaagagcagcaggctgttattgaatccgtgcaaaagcaatttttaatttttgcccttcggaactttaactgggactcgggtagaatcttgccaccctaccggtctaggctaaatcttattgacctgccgtcgttgcaccatcgcagaatatgcaatggcgtaatgttcgtgcacaagctccttcttgggactgttgactcccaaactctcttgggtcagattgacttggccgttccatccagacctacccgtacttttaggcctatccgtctacccatatgtaggtcaaattatgctgatcatgaaccttttagggttttatgccataattataactccctctgtctaaccctatcccctgaactgtctcttaaactaattgcatgcaatatttataatcatttaaatttagctaacttttaacttatctttttccgcctttagtaactaagtaccattattaacagataatttgttaatttaataaataaatataaaatatagcAGCAAAGACTGCTACAAGTGAggggtttacaataaatataaaatacagctacaaggaggctcaaagagaaattaggAACATTTAAGTATACAAATGGAATGAGGAACAGGACGAAGTGTAGgacgaagggatccagcctcatagacatatttccagacatacccagtaaaccctggcatttttctcttaaatggaatgctaaaagcatcaagaccattaacagacttatgacgggacacacatacgacaaagtcttcctacacagaatcaaagcaattgactcaaatatctgcgaaacgtgcaatgtaactgaatatgccgaacacctgatcttcgattgccaaagatttgccgggctcagaaggaaattcaaaatctttaaatattataacaatttacatcaattattaataaaaaaagagccgctacatctcagagagctggcaatcttcatcaaaactgctgacttaaacttttgaccccttttttcttcatcatgttataaagtaatttcagtttattttctaaaacagttaagtaattttcctctttttttttatataccgacctgtcaaactcgccaaactacatcaccagtatctgatcaatgtggctacagtgctacgatcaaaattccgatcatccttgagatgatttaaaaccaaaaaaaaaaaaaaaaaaatgcgaGGAGTGCAATGGCTCGTGCACTGGTCTCAAGTGTATCCTTTGCAATGGGAAAAATCACTCAGCTAGGGACAGACTGATGTGCCCAGTATGGGAAAAGGAGATGGacattaacaaaataatgaCAATCAAAAAAATCGCGCGTAAGGAAGTGCTTAGCACTTACTCAATCCATCAAAACTTTTCGCTGTTAgataattatgaaaaaaaCTATCCAACACTATCTAAAACGTTAAAGCAAatgaagttttaaaaaaacacAGTTATGCGAGCAGGTTAGTGCAGAGACCTTTGGTTCCTGCATAAAAACCCCACTATCACTTAGAATCATATACCAGCAATTCTAGTAATCACGTACCATTTTTTGAAAACAAAGaactaaaagaaaacaaatttacCATTCAACAGATGGTTGACATGTTGTCTCGTTTAGTCGACTCAAATGATGTGTCACATCCATCAAAAAAAGTGACCAGTACAAATGATTACAATATGTAACATAATGCAGACAGAAAAATgaacaaacagagagaaacgaacctttttaaaacatctaaataaatatgaaatttttacaacataacattcaatctattaaagCCAATAAAAACGACCTAGTATTCTACTTAAACAATGAAAACTTCGACTTTGCCATTCTGGCTGAAGTTTTCTCTCACGATCTCCGTTTTAGGAAACTAGCCAACTTCAATATGTTAGAAAAACATAGAGAGGACGGTTATGGAGGAGTGGCGATTGCCTACAAAAAAGACTTAAGAGTTAAAAGACTGATATATGAGACAGAGCCAGATATAATTATAGCAAGAACCATCAACAACAAAGATAAATTTTTTATCACCTCAGTATATTTTGAACATTTGTTGTCTCTTGCATCCTTCAAGCAAGCGATTAACAATCTCCTTAAATATTTAGATGCATTCGGAAAAGTCATAATTGCAGGAGATTTTAACGCAAGACATACCTTTTCTGGAGACAGAACCAACAGTGGAAAGGGAACCGTTCTCATGCAAGCTATGTCAAATGCTGGCTATAGTCTAGCAAATGACCACAGTCTCACATTCAGAAGACACATCGACTCAACATCAGGGTCTGTACTCGATTTAACTTTCACAAAGGGTATTCATATAGAGAATTGGAAATGCGAAAAGTTTTACCTAGGAGGCAGCCACCATCACCCAATAACCTTTGAAACAGCAGGATATCAAAACAAACTCAAAACTTTCCTTGCCAAAAACAGGCTACTGAAAAAGCTAAGCCAGTTTGAGGCCGACAAAGATATGGATAATTTAGCGAAGAACATCCAACAGGAAATAAAAGCAGCTacttatgaaatcaaaaacaaatgtcCAAAATTATGGTGGGACGAGAATTTAGCCAAATTATTCAGGGAGTTTGCAGAGTCGCAGAAGAAGGCAGCTTCAGAACCCTCCTTTCAAAATTATTGTTCTGCTGTTAACCTCAaggttaaatggaaaaaatctgttaaaattgccaaaagaactagctatgccaggaagttaacagagttaaatgtaaaatcgaaCTCAAGAGAAGCCTGGAGATTCCTCAGAAATCTAAAAAACTGTCAAGAGGACACCCCAGAAATTTTCGACCCTGACAAAGCTGGGCCAAACCTGGAATTCCTTAACGAACAAATAACCTCAGAAGCAAAGGATGTAGACGAAGAAATGTACTCAACCAAGAACAATGAAAAtcctttcttttccttggaaGAGTTAGAGGCTGTGTTAGACAGAAACagaacgaggtggaacgttgtgagttgctgcggacaccgcaactctacagttatacccgatactaagtcggtatggctctcctgcggcagacgccgctaatattgaaccacacgacaaagagtgcgtgcgagagagacagaaaatcagtctgagcgtgacgtcgggcgctgcgtagccactgaaaattgatttcttgctttaggctataaaaatgatctgatctgatccagattcagcaatctgatagatatggtcattatctatgattctgcgtttttagttttctcgaatgtgcaatattgtggatgcaacagattttcgtcctttgtgggggcggaaaagggtggggcgaaattctgagatatacgttttatagtgaggtctaacagaagtgcggataccaaatttggttactctagtcttaatagtctctgagatttgtggatgccccagattttcgtcctttgcgggggcggaagggggtgtggcgaaatttggacacgaaacggtcaaggtccgatatcacaggagtgtggataccaaatttggttgctctggctcttataggttctgagatccttgaactcatattttgcaattgacaaaaccttcatggtcggttttgtcaattgcaaaatatgtgtgttagagagagacagattcttgattctggctataatcattattcgatctggttcagattttgcactgtagaagatatggtcatcctcaccgattctgcgtttttggttttatcgtatctttaaaaatgtggatgccacaggttttcggcctttgtgggggcggaagtgggcggggcgaagttttgaaatatttttgtagcagtgacatatcacagaagtctggatccaaaacatcgttgctctagctcttatagtctttgagcactaggcgatgaaggggacggacagacggacagacggacggacggacagacggacagacggacggacggacagacggacagacagacagggctcaatcgactcggctattgatgctgatcaagaatatatatactttatggggtcggaaacgattccttctggacgttacacacatccacttttaccacaaatctaatataccccaatacccattttgagtatcgggtataaaaagagccgctacatctcagagagctggcaatcttcatcaaaactgctgacttaaacttttgaccccttttttcttcatcatgttataaagtaatttcagtttattttctaaaacagttaagtaattttcctcttttttttatataccgacctgtcaaactcgccaaactacatcaccagtatctgatcaatgtggctacagtgctacgatcaaaattccgatcatccttgagatgatttaaaaccaaaaaaaaaagaatattcAATATGCCCAAGCCAATACAGCTTTATTACGATTTCCTGTCGCCCCCTTCCCGTGCCCTTTGGATTGCACTAAAGTGGGGCAGGACCCCTTTCAAAGATTGCCCCATTGCCCTGCGTAAATGTGAGAAACGACAATCTAAGTATTCTTCAAGCTgtttatttatgtacatttatGTAGTTCTTTAACCCTTGTGTTGCAGTCGATCAGTTGACGGATGAATACAAGAAGATAAATCGTTTTCAGAAGGTTCCAGCCATAGTGGACGGAAACTTTCATTTGGCCGAAACTGAGGCAATTGTGCGGTATGCCTTAATTCTGTTTTAACCAGCAATGCACCTTACCAACGCACCATCAGTTATCTCTCAGACATACATAGGTCAATTCAGCAAACAGCTATATCCCAGGTCTGTGGAGGAACGGGCCCGCGTTGATGAATATCTGGAGTGGCAGCATTTGAACATTCGATTCGCCTGCTCAGCCATTTTCCGCGAAGCCTGGCTTTTTCCCATAAATGGTCTTGCCCCAGTGCCAAAACCAGAGCAGATTCAACAGCTCATAAAAGACGTGGAAATCAATTTGGGCCTCTTGGAGGTTTTATGGCTGGAAAAGGACTACCTGATTGGGGATCATTTGACTGTGGCTGACCTTTTTGGTGCTACCGAAATCAATCAAATTAGTAAGTCAAATTGAGTTTTCTGCTCTTTCAATTGAATACGCCGCCGCATATCTTTCAGAGCTTTGCCAATACAATGTGAATGAGAAACAATTTCCGAAGGTAGCCAAGTGGCTGGAACGTGTCCGTAATGCTACCAATTTCTTGGATTGTATTGGTAAGTATGAGCTTTTTCTGTCAGCTGCTTTCCAAAAATAATTTGCCTGATTTTCCTGCCGTCGCCAATAATTGTATTAAAATGTCCAAGTCAATTAAGTATTATTATGATTTCTTGTCGCAGCCATCCCGGGCTTTATGGATTGGAATGAAATTGGGCAAGACCCCATTTGAGGGCTGTCCGGTGGCCCTTCGAAAACGTAAGCAAGAACGAACCAAGCAAACTTGCCGGCTAATTGAATAAATTTGTTTACCTCTTCTTGCAGGCGAGCAATTGACGGAGTACAAGAAGATCAATCGTTTCCAGAAGGTTCCAGCTATTGTAGATGGCAAATTTCAGTTGGGCGAAAGTGTGGCGATTGTGCGGTAAGCCAGCACCCGTGAACCTGCTAAAGCAGCTCTCAAATAACCGCACTTTGCCCTCCTCTTTCAGCTATCTTTCAGACAAAGGTCAATTCAGCGAGCAGCTCTATCCCAAGTCTTTGGAGGGACGTGCCCGCGTCGATGAGTTTCTGGAGTGGCAGCATTTGAGCATTCGACTGGACTGCGGACTCTTCTTTCGGAATGCGTGGCTATTTCCCGTCAACGGTATTGCCCCAATGCCAAAGACCGAGCAGATTCAAAAGATGACTAAGGAAGTGGAGGCCAGTTTGAGTCTCTTGGAGCGTCTGTGGCTGGAGGACTTTCTAATTGGGGATCAGATGACTGTGGCCGATCATTTCGGTGCTTCcgaaataaatcaaattagtAAGTCAAGCCGAATTTGTTCAACGAATTCAATTTGCTGATTCACATTATTTACAGAGCTCTGTCAGTACAATGTAAGCGAGAAACCATTTCCAAAGGTAGTGAAGTGGCTGGAACGTGTCCGAGAATCCTCCAATCCCTACTTCGATGAGGCCCACAATTTTGTGTTCCAAAAGAGCAAGCAGGCAGTCAGTGCCAAGGTGTAAAATTCTGCGAATCGTACCAGTCACACTTGCATTTGTTAATGTTTTAAGGTTTTTGTCAGTCCCTGCCATGTGCCTTTAAAGAGTGCTTTTCCTTTGTTCTGGATTCATTAGAATTCATTATTAAATAACTATTTGCTAACTGCTTATCCTAGTCGATGTCTAGCTTTCTAAAAGATCCCTCAATGCCAAAGAGGGATTCGACGTTGACGGCGTCCCCTCGCCTCAGCTTCTCATTTGTGCCGTACGACACCTCCTCCTCGAAGAAGTTCTGATAGGACAAGAGTTTTTCCCTCCACGTGGTGACCACATCTTGTATGGTTCCATTGCTGCCACCGTACTCGGCGGGCAGGCATTCCTTGGGGACATATTTGTAGAGGCTCTCCAGCTTGGTGTGTATGTGGAACTATGAGTAGAAGCGGATGATTGGTTAGCTATATTAAATACCGGGAGAGTGGGCTATAACTCACTCGCTTTCGAATCTTCTCACTCATCAAACTCTTTGCAATGGACATAAACGTCTCGGCACTGGCTGGTGCATTGACAAAGTGGAAGCCCTTGGGCCTGTAGGGGAGTGCCTTGTCACCGAGAACGGCCAGCTTCTTGACCAGCACCGCATCGAACTGGAATATATGACCGGCCCCAACGCCCTtcatgtcgatgatctcagcGAAGCCGGTAATCATGGCATTGTCGTCCTCCCGTATCTGAATCTCTCCCATCATGGTGCTGACTTGGACAACCTCTGCGATGGAGTACTTCTTGGAGTCGTATAGGCCATAGCGGGAGATGTGAATGCGGGGCCCATCTGCGCCCAGGGGCTGGGTCAAGCGGAGGAGGCAGCTGAAATAATAATATTTCACATTGGGAACATTCTGCTGTACTACGGGATCGAATCGTGCTTACCCTGTTTCGAGTATGCCCATTTGCTTCTCTCCCACGAAGCGATTCTTGTATAGCTCAGGAACGACGCCTCGcatggcatagaagttgtccAGCTTGAGCTTGGTCTTCTCCAGGCTGTACTTACAGCCGCGCAGGAAAGCGATCAGGAACTGGGCATCCTGGCGGGCCTTCAGATGTGGCTGCTTTGAGATCCAAGTGCGCAGGGTGTCAATGTCCTCTTCGATCCGATCGGGCACCTCTCCCAGCTCCTTCCGGGCTTTGCTGGCCAGCTCTGGGCTCAGGCTGCGTATGGAATTTTGGTCGGACATGGCAACGCGCTCCTTATCACCACCTACCTGTTCAATGCAAAGGCATAGAGTTTGATTTATTGAAATTTTTTCGAGGTCTTATTAGTCAGCCTGCCCTATTTCTGCCTCTAGCCAAGTTGTTGGCTGGTAAGTGGTGTCTTTTCTGGTTGATTAGATTGTAGTAGCCATATGGCTACAACCAATAATTCGTCATTGAGCTTGACAAAGTGTTCGATTAGATTAGTGGCTTTGTACTTAAAGAGCGACTAGGGGATAGTCGTATTTTGGTTTAAGTTAAGCATCGTAGATGCACCGACACAATCAGACAATCTTCTAGCCCCAAGTTAAGATATCGCTTATTGGAGATCTCCAATCTGTTTGGAGAGTGCTCGCACAAAAACTTGACATCGGTTCGTCGTGCCTTCGCATTTAGCATCCAGCTTGTGACTGGCTTTCTAAATTGCCACATTGTCCACCTCTACTCACAATTGTCTTTAATTTAATATAGCAGTtatgtatatatacaaataaatTGGACAGCTCGTCTATATGTAGTGTGTATGCGCACCTCGTCGCAAAATTTGAAAACTGAACCGCTGACTTTGACTGTGGGCGCGCGACTGCCACCGCCTCGGCATGGAAAAGCCGAttttggttctggttctggttggTTATGGTATATGGCATATGGAGAAACTGGTGGACGTCACGACCAGTGACGCATAGCCTGATGAGAGTTGAACGAATATAGGGAGGGAACATAGTGAGAGATTGAGGGCGCGTACGGGAGCGAGTACTGTTGCAATAAACTAACACCTTTTGCCCACCGGCAGCCGACACCTGGAGATAAGATAGAACACAAGCTGATCGGAGGCCACTCACTACGCTCATTATTCATTACAGTCGATGGGGAATCTCCTGTTCATCAGAGTGGCTGGCAATCATTGACCCGACAGGAAGTGGTTACTAAGACTTTCTATATAAAATTTCCATGAGCAAGTCCATTGTACATATATGGAGTTCTATATACATGTTGGAAAGATACGGGTTCCAATACGTACACCTAAACCGGTGCTGATATCAATAAGTCCACCTCCTCATTACTAGACTATATAGAGCGCTGTCTATATAGAGATAACGATATTATCGTTGAACATGATACATCTGTTTCCAGCTTTTATTCCCTTTTTGTTGCTTCGTTGGAGCTAGACAAACACGATGATTTCTCTATCAGCGTGGGCTGGCTTCTGGTGTCTCTTTTGCCCTTGTCACTGAGGGCCAAACGACCAAATCAAAATATCCAACTCATTGTGACTACGTTCATTTTATAGAAGGCCATAACTAAGTTTaagatacatatacatacatataatcGGAAAGATATGGCACTCAGACGAAGGCTTTTATCACCACTCAAATAAAAGACGAGAACGCTTTTACTGaatgaattttatttatttactcttCCTTTAAGTAAGTATATCTTATGCAAGGGTactgtcgggtcaagcagcttaaatattttaaattattgccagtggtgcggcccaaaggaaatgcattttggtgttgtcgtttccaatgcccccactgcaaagatcatttgctaccgcatatgcgcatgcagcggaattctttcgtctccttatgtcgcaatctctcggactcggcttaacagcgtccccgagcagctctaacgctctcgggctatcatacgctctcgctcgcgtctaagcttgcttcatagggcccggcaatttggcccgtcagcccttgcatgggcagtcttgagctaatcgtcgcagctattagactaacatcctcgcatcaatcgttcgccccaatcatccccatatgtacatacgcgataagttggtttacatatgcaaataaattgtgaattataaacagcctctcgactttcattaacttcaaattgcaacagttgttaaaaacgcttaatagcttaacatttggtgaccccgacgtgattgtgcaataaataatccatcagTGCAATCACAAACTAATATAGCATTCAAAGATCTTAACTAATTGCCATATCAACCAGtgtcatcgaccacataagttatccatacatacatacaccgGCCTCCCCTGCATATTCGGCACGGAGCTGTTGGCTTGCGCTTCTCTTTTCGGTCATCTTCccgcaagaaacgtttcttacacCGGTCGCCTTTGTATATACAGTTCGTACATAGCTGTTAGCTTGCTGGGCTCGGTTCTTGTCGTCTATTGCtcgtgttactctttgcgatcatcttcccgctagagacgttggtctttctgctaacgctgccgctaccatggaaattaatgctgctaacgaaattccaatgaccagtgagcaaaacagggtgtctttttatacccgatactcaaaatgagtattggggtatattagatttgtggtaaaagtggatgtgtgtaacgtccagaaggaatcgtttccgatcccataaagtatatatattcttgatcagcatcaatagccgagtcgattgagccctgtctgtctgtccgtctgtccgtccgtccgtccgtccgtccgtccgtccgtccgtctgtccgtctgtccgtccccttcagcgcctagtgctcaaagtcTATAAGAGCtcgagcaacgatgttttggctCCAgtcttctgtgatatgtcactgctacaaaaatatttcaaaacttcgccccgcccacttccgcccccacaaaggacgaaaatctgtggcatccacatttttaaagatacgataaaacagagtcg harbors:
- the LOC117193655 gene encoding glutathione S-transferase theta-3-like, whose translation is MSKSIKYYYDFLSQPSRALWIGMKLGKTPFEGCPVALRKREQLTEYKKINRFQKVPAIVDGKFQLGESVAIVRYLSDKGQFSEQLYPKSLEGRARVDEFLEWQHLSIRLDCGLFFRNAWLFPVNGIAPMPKTEQIQKMTKEVEASLSLLERLWLEDFLIGDQMTVADHFGASEINQIKLCQYNVSEKPFPKVVKWLERVRESSNPYFDEAHNFVFQKSKQAVSAKV
- the LOC117193654 gene encoding alpha-tocopherol transfer protein-like; the encoded protein is MSDQNSIRSLSPELASKARKELGEVPDRIEEDIDTLRTWISKQPHLKARQDAQFLIAFLRGCKYSLEKTKLKLDNFYAMRGVVPELYKNRFVGEKQMGILETGCLLRLTQPLGADGPRIHISRYGLYDSKKYSIAEVVQVSTMMGEIQIREDDNAMITGFAEIIDMKGVGAGHIFQFDAVLVKKLAVLGDKALPYRPKGFHFVNAPASAETFMSIAKSLMSEKIRKRFHIHTKLESLYKYVPKECLPAEYGGSNGTIQDVVTTWREKLLSYQNFFEEEVSYGTNEKLRRGDAVNVESLFGIEGSFRKLDID